In a single window of the Amycolatopsis sp. cg5 genome:
- a CDS encoding ABC transporter ATP-binding protein produces MSTPAVEITGLVKRYGSTTAVDGLDLRMERGRLLALLGPNGAGKTTTVEICEGFSKPDNGEVRVLGLDPVREGAALRPRIGVMPQGGGAYPGVRASEMLSLVAACAASPLDPAWLLDVLGLSSVRRTPFKRLSGGQQQRLSLACAIVGKPELVFLDEPTAGMDPAARRVVWDLLGALRADGVSVLLTTHLMEEAEALADDVVIVDHGRVIASGSPADLTSEESRQLRFKARSRLDTELLAAALPEGYLVRELSPGSYEIEGDVSPQVVSAVTAWCAQQGVLAEELHVGRRGLEEVFLELTGRELRS; encoded by the coding sequence GTGAGCACCCCCGCCGTCGAGATCACCGGGCTGGTGAAGCGATACGGATCCACCACCGCCGTCGACGGTCTCGACCTGCGGATGGAGCGTGGACGGCTGCTGGCGTTGCTCGGTCCCAACGGGGCGGGCAAGACCACGACCGTCGAGATCTGTGAAGGCTTCTCAAAGCCTGACAACGGCGAAGTGCGTGTGCTCGGCTTAGACCCGGTGCGTGAAGGTGCCGCGCTGCGACCGCGTATCGGCGTCATGCCGCAGGGCGGCGGCGCTTACCCCGGCGTGCGTGCTTCGGAGATGCTGTCGCTCGTCGCGGCCTGCGCCGCTTCGCCGTTGGATCCCGCTTGGCTGCTTGACGTCCTTGGGCTCTCTTCAGTGCGACGGACACCGTTTAAGCGCTTATCAGGCGGACAGCAGCAGCGGCTTTCGCTGGCGTGCGCCATCGTCGGCAAGCCCGAGCTGGTGTTCCTCGACGAGCCGACCGCGGGCATGGACCCCGCCGCGCGGCGCGTGGTCTGGGACCTGCTCGGCGCACTGCGCGCGGACGGCGTGAGCGTGCTGCTGACCACCCACCTGATGGAAGAGGCCGAGGCGCTCGCCGACGACGTGGTGATCGTCGACCACGGCCGCGTCATCGCGTCGGGCTCCCCCGCGGACCTGACGTCCGAAGAAAGCCGTCAGCTGCGCTTCAAAGCGCGCTCGCGGCTCGACACGGAACTGCTCGCGGCCGCGCTGCCCGAGGGGTACCTGGTGCGCGAACTGTCACCGGGCTCGTACGAAATCGAAGGCGACGTCAGCCCCCAGGTCGTGTCGGCCGTGACGGCCTGGTGCGCGCAGCAGG